In Conger conger chromosome 12, fConCon1.1, whole genome shotgun sequence, one DNA window encodes the following:
- the LOC133141936 gene encoding spindlin-Z translates to MKTPFGKTAGQRSRADAGHAGVSAGMMKKTKNSHKKHKTNVGPSKPVSQPRRNIVGCRIQHNWKEGGGAATQWKGTVLDQVPVNPSLYLIKYDGFDCVYGLELHKDERVQGLEVLPDRIASSRISDAHLADTMIGKAVEHMFETEDGSKDEWRGMVLARAPIMNTWFYITYEKDPVLYMYQLLDDYKEGDLRIMPDSNDSPPAEREPGEVVDSLVGKQVEYAKEDGSKRTGMVIHQVEAKPSVYFIKFDDDFHIYVYDLVKTS, encoded by the exons ATGAAGACCCCATTCGGGAAGACAGCGGGCCAGAGATCCAGAGCTGATGCAG GGCACGCAGGTGTTTCTGCAGGTAtgatgaagaaaacaaagaattcCCACAA GAAGCACAAGACTAATGTGGGGCCCAGCAAGCCCGTGTCGCAGCCCCGGCGGAACATCGTGGGCTGCAGGATACAGCACAACTGGAAGGAGGGCGGAGGTGCGGCCACGCAGTGGAAAGGCACGGTCCTGGACCAGGTCCCCGTCAACCCCTCGCTCTACCTGATCAAGTACGACGGCTTCGACTGCGTCTACGGGCTGGAGCTCCACAAAGACGAGCGGGTGCAAGGCCTTGAGGTCTTACCTGACCGAATCG CCTCTTCTAGGATCAGCGACGCCCACCTGGCAGACACCATGATAGGCAAGGCCGTGGAACACATGTTTGAGACGGAGGACGGGTCCAAGGACGAGTGGAGGGGGATGGTCCTGGCACGCGCTCCCATCATGAACACGTGGTTTTATATCACCTATGAAAAGGATCCTGTTTTGTACATGTATCAGCTCCTGGACGACTACAAAGAGGGCGACCTTCGAATAATGCCCGATTCAA ATGACTCGCCACCAGCGGAACGTGAGCCAGGGGAGGTAGTGGACAGCCTGGTGGGCAAACAGGTGGAGTATGCCAAAGAAGATGGTTCCAAAAGAACTGGGATGGTCATCCATCAGGTCGAGGCCAAACCATCTGTGTATTTCATCAAGTTTGACGACGACTTCCATATCTACGTCTACGATTTGGTAAAAACCTCCTAG
- the nxnl2 gene encoding nucleoredoxin-like protein 2, translated as MVEVFSGRTLLNKEGAVVDPEEALRNKVVGIYFSGGWCPPCRDFTPILCDFYTDLIEESDPPAQFEIVFISSDKSPEDMIEYYHDMHGDWLSLPWHDQYKHDLQKKYNITAVPKLVIVKENGEVITEKGRKQIRDQGLACFRNWLEVAEIFQNFRG; from the exons ATGGTGGAAGTCTTTTCTGGACGAACTCTTTTGAATAAAGAAGGCGCAGTCGTTGACCCAGAGGAGGCTCTCAGAAACAAAGTAGTGGGTATATATTTCTCTGGAGGTTGGTGCCCGCCCTGCCGCGATTTCACTCCCATCCTATGTGATTTTTACACGGATCTGATTGAAGAGAGCGACCCCCCTGCCCAATTCGAAATAGTCTTCATTTCGTCCGACAAGTCCCCTGAAGACATGATCGAGTATTATCACGACATGCACGGAGACTGGTTGTCCTTACCCTGGCATGATCAATATAAACA TGACTTGCAAAAGAAGTACAATATCACAGCTGTACCAAAGCTAGTGATTGTGAAGGAAAATGGAGAGGTTATCACAGAAAAAGGAAGGAAGCAAATCCGAGACCAAGGGCTTGCATGCTTCAGGAACTGGTTGGAGGTGGCAGAAATCTTCCAAAACTTCAGAGGCTAG